In Raphanus sativus cultivar WK10039 chromosome 5, ASM80110v3, whole genome shotgun sequence, the following proteins share a genomic window:
- the LOC108836489 gene encoding rho GDP-dissociation inhibitor 1-like codes for MVLKEEEKKAEETSEDQKGQGALSRKNSHSSFCPTDDDDEDEEKKLELGPMIALKEQLEKDKDDESLRRWKEQLLGSVDMEEVGETTDPVVKIMYLTIRSPDREDMVLTVPENGNPTSKEPWFTLKEGSKYTLVFTFRVTNNIVSGLRYSNSVWKTGLKVYSRKEMLGTFSPQAEPYNHVMFEESTPSGMLVRGSYSVKSKFVDDDNKCYLENNYTFDIRKNWL; via the exons ATGGTTTtgaaagaggaggagaagaaagctGAAGAAACTTCAGAAGACCAAAAGGGACAAGGGGCGTTAAGCAGAAAGAACAGCCACAGCTCTTTTTGTCCGACAGATGATGACGATGAAGACGAAGAGAAGAAGCTTGAACTTGGTCCCATGATCGCTCTCAAAGAACAGCTCGAGAAAGACAAG GATGATGAAAGCTTGAGGAGATGGAAAGAACAACTTCTAGGCAGTGTGGATATGGAGGAGGTTGGAG AGACTACGGATCCGGTGGTAAAGATAATGTACTTAACAATTAGGTCACCGGATAGAGAAGACATGGTATTGACGGTGCCTGAAAACGGAAACCCGACATCGAAAGAACCATGGTTTACTCTCAAAGAAGGCTCTaagtacactcttgtatttACTTTCCGTGTGACCAACAACATTGTGTCTGGCCTCCGGTACAGTAATTCGGTTTGGAAGACCGGACTCAAAG TGTATAGTAGAAAGGAGATGCTAGGAACGTTTAGTCCACAGGCGGAACCGTATAACCATGTCATGTTTGAAGAATCGACACCGTCTGGTATGCTTGTTAGAGGCTCCTATTCCGTTAAATCTAAG TTCGTAGACGACGACAATAAGTGCTACCTGGAGAACAACTACACCTTCGACATTCGCAAGAATTGGCTGTGA